The nucleotide window ATGCAAAGGGAACAGAGAAGGGCTCTTCCGGGGCAGATGCGATTTCCCGTTGAACAGCGCCGGCCTCAGGCAGGCCCGGGCCCTCGCCGCGGCGGTGCAGCACCTGCCGATCACCCGCTGCTACACCAGTCCGCTCAGCCGTTCCGTCACCACGGCGGAACACATCGCGGAGCGTGCGGGCTGCGGCTGGGAACCCCACGAGGGGTTCAACAACATCGCCCTCGGTCCCTGGGAGGGACGCTCCAAGGATCACATCGCCGCCACCTACCCCGACGAGTGGCGCCTGTGGCGCACCAGCCCCGAGGCACTGGCCCTCCCGGACGCCGAGAGGCTGGACAGCGTCAGAGAGCGCTCCTTCCAGGCTCTGGAGCGGCTGGCGGCGGAACACGCCGGCGAGCACGTGGCGGTGGTCTCCCACCGGGCGGTGATCAAACCGCTCCTGGCCGCCTGTCTCGGCATCGCCTCTCCCTACTTCTGGCGCCTCCATGTGGACACCGCTTCCTACAGCATCGTCACCCACTCCCCGACAGCAGGGTACTGCCTCATACTGCTCAACGAAACGGGGCACCTGGAGAGCTTTGTGCGGGAGCTGGTGTAGGCCCTTCCGGAGATCCACCGAAAGGGAAGGCCCCGCCGGTACGCAGACGGAGATCGTTCCCGAATCACAGAGAAAGGAAAGAACGTCCATGCACCTATGTCCGAAGGGAACCGCCGAATCCACCATGCCCTGCATGGAGGGGCTTCCGCTCCCGCCGGGCGGCGCGGTGCACCCTCTCCGCCGAGAACGGAGCGGGCGATGATCCGCGCGGCCGTTCATCTCAAAACCCTCCGGGGGGAGCGCCTCACCACCCTGCGGCGGGCCTGCGAACAGCTGCGGGCACGCGGTATCCGGATCAGCGACGCCAGCGCCGTCTACGAAGACGCCGCTGCCGACAGTGGGCCGCCGCGGATGCTGGGCGTCTGTATCGTGGTGGAATACGAGGGGACCCCGTCGGGGCTGGCGGGGACCACCAGGGAAGCCCTCTCCGAACTGGGAACCGTCTGGGAACAGGGGATTCCCGTGGTGGAGGAGCGCTTCCTCAGCTGGGAGCAGGCCCCGAACAGCGACCTGCCCGAAGAGAGCCGCAGCAATCCCTTCTACACCCTCCCCCTGCG belongs to Synergistales bacterium and includes:
- a CDS encoding histidine phosphatase family protein, whose translation is MEQQQTTTFLVVRHGECKGNREGLFRGRCDFPLNSAGLRQARALAAAVQHLPITRCYTSPLSRSVTTAEHIAERAGCGWEPHEGFNNIALGPWEGRSKDHIAATYPDEWRLWRTSPEALALPDAERLDSVRERSFQALERLAAEHAGEHVAVVSHRAVIKPLLAACLGIASPYFWRLHVDTASYSIVTHSPTAGYCLILLNETGHLESFVRELV